Proteins from a genomic interval of Leifsonia shinshuensis:
- the mgrA gene encoding L-glyceraldehyde 3-phosphate reductase translates to MTYVPNASRYDRMLYRRTGRSGLDLPALSLGLWHNFGDDRPLETQRAIVRRAFDLGITHFDLANNYGPPYGAAELNFGRILQEDLRPYRDELIVSSKAGWDMWPGPYGQGGGSRKYVLASLDQSLTRLGLDYVDIFYSHRPDPSTPLEETMQALDTAVRSGKALYVGISSYGAEETRRAAEILRELGTPLLIHQPSYSMLNRWIETEGLLDAAGELGVGVIGFTALAQGMLTGKYLDGVPEGSRAAAGTSFDADWLTDEAVERLRGLNAIASARGQSLAQLALAWALRDPRVTSLVIGASSVAQLEQNVGALDNLAFTAEELRAIDELAIDAGVDLWAGARRGEL, encoded by the coding sequence ATGACCTACGTACCGAACGCGTCCCGCTACGACCGGATGCTGTACCGCCGCACCGGCCGCAGCGGTCTCGACCTGCCCGCGCTGTCCCTCGGGCTCTGGCACAACTTCGGCGACGACCGGCCGCTGGAGACGCAGCGCGCGATCGTCCGCCGCGCCTTCGACCTCGGGATCACGCACTTCGACCTGGCGAACAACTACGGGCCGCCGTACGGCGCGGCCGAGCTCAACTTCGGCCGCATCCTGCAGGAGGACCTGCGGCCGTACCGCGACGAGCTGATCGTGTCGTCGAAGGCCGGCTGGGACATGTGGCCCGGCCCGTACGGCCAGGGCGGCGGCAGCCGCAAGTACGTGCTCGCCAGCCTCGACCAGTCGCTCACCCGGCTCGGCCTCGACTACGTGGACATCTTCTACTCGCACCGGCCCGACCCGAGCACGCCGCTCGAGGAGACCATGCAGGCGCTCGACACCGCGGTGCGCAGCGGGAAGGCGCTGTATGTCGGGATCTCGTCCTACGGCGCGGAGGAGACGCGGCGCGCGGCGGAGATCCTCCGCGAGCTCGGCACCCCGCTCCTCATCCACCAGCCGTCGTACTCCATGCTGAACCGCTGGATCGAGACGGAGGGCCTGCTCGACGCCGCCGGCGAGCTGGGCGTCGGCGTCATCGGCTTCACCGCGCTGGCCCAGGGCATGCTCACCGGCAAGTACCTGGACGGCGTCCCCGAGGGCTCGCGGGCCGCCGCCGGCACCTCCTTCGACGCCGACTGGCTCACCGACGAGGCCGTGGAGCGGCTGCGCGGTCTGAACGCGATCGCGTCCGCGCGCGGGCAGTCGCTCGCGCAGCTCGCGCTGGCCTGGGCGCTCCGCGACCCGCGGGTGACCTCGCTGGTCATCGGCGCCAGCAGCGTCGCCCAGCTGGAGCAGAACGTGGGCGCGCTCGACAACCTCGCGTTCACCGCCGAGGAGCTCCGGGCCATCGACGAGCTCGCGATCGACGCGGGCGTCGACCTCTGGGCCGGCGCGCGCCGCGGGGAGCTGTAG
- a CDS encoding FadR/GntR family transcriptional regulator, with the protein MPPTDSLHELAIESVGSRIVTGAIPPGSVLTPEGLGISRTVLRECIRVLEALGLVQARRRRGTVVQPETEWRVLDPRVIAWRLAGPDRLAALGTLSELRLAIEPVAARLASTRATPEQCGALTEAIVGMASTQRAADHGEYLAYDQAFHRVLLEASGNPGFRALSRAVVEALSGRTAHALMPHTANPEAIRLHQEVAGAVRSGDGARAEAAMRAIVEEADAAVQAMAREDSGA; encoded by the coding sequence ATGCCTCCAACGGACTCCCTCCACGAGCTGGCCATCGAGTCCGTCGGCAGCCGCATCGTCACCGGGGCGATCCCGCCGGGCTCGGTGCTCACCCCGGAGGGTCTCGGTATCTCCCGCACCGTACTCCGGGAGTGCATCCGCGTCCTCGAAGCCCTGGGCCTCGTGCAGGCCAGACGGCGCCGCGGGACGGTCGTGCAGCCGGAGACCGAGTGGCGCGTCCTCGACCCGCGCGTCATCGCCTGGCGCCTCGCCGGCCCCGACCGGCTCGCCGCGCTGGGCACCCTGAGCGAGCTGCGGCTCGCGATCGAGCCCGTCGCCGCGCGCCTCGCCAGCACCCGCGCCACCCCGGAGCAGTGCGGCGCGCTCACCGAGGCGATCGTCGGCATGGCCTCCACCCAACGCGCGGCCGACCACGGCGAGTACCTGGCCTACGACCAGGCGTTCCACCGCGTCCTGCTGGAGGCCTCAGGCAACCCGGGCTTCCGCGCGCTCAGCCGGGCCGTGGTGGAGGCCCTGTCGGGCCGCACCGCGCACGCCCTCATGCCGCACACCGCCAACCCCGAGGCCATCCGGCTGCACCAGGAGGTCGCCGGCGCGGTCCGCTCGGGCGACGGCGCGCGTGCCGAGGCGGCCATGCGCGCGATCGTCGAGGAGGCCGACGCCGCGGTGCAGGCGATGGCGCGGGAGGACTCCGGAGCCTGA
- a CDS encoding GntP family permease, which yields MIDLPSSALRVAAAAAPAAPHPASSEPQLILAAVVGVAVIVVLITWLRIHPFLSLLLGSLVTGLVAGMAADAATTSFITGFGATEGSVGILIALGAMYGKLLADSGGADRIVDTLVSRTSVRALPWVMGLVGAIIGLPMFFEIGLVLLIPVIILVTRRSRLPLMRVALPAIAGLSAMHGLVPPHPGPLVAIGALGANLGVTLAFGVLVAIPVIILAGPVFSRFAARWVPVDVPGLFLGTEGEGDDAAATAAAADRKRPAFALALISILLPVVLMLGKALADITAPKATAEWKTILDFLGTPAIALTIAVLAGFFLLGIPGGMNRKSLQASLTASLPPIAGILLIVGAGGGFKQVLVDTGIGQVIASFAHGSNGIGILLLAWFIAALIRVATGSATVATVTAAGIMVPLTAHLSTPMVSLLVLAIGSGSLFLSHVNDAGFWLVKEYLGLSIPQTLKSWTVLECIASVVGLAGTLVIALVIGG from the coding sequence ATGATCGACCTTCCCTCCAGCGCGCTCCGCGTCGCCGCCGCAGCGGCGCCGGCCGCGCCGCACCCCGCCTCCTCCGAGCCGCAGCTGATCCTCGCCGCCGTCGTCGGCGTCGCCGTCATCGTCGTCCTCATCACCTGGCTGCGGATCCACCCGTTCCTGTCGCTGCTGCTCGGCTCGCTCGTCACCGGCCTCGTCGCCGGCATGGCCGCCGACGCGGCGACCACGAGCTTCATCACCGGTTTCGGCGCGACCGAGGGCAGCGTCGGAATCCTGATCGCGCTCGGCGCGATGTACGGCAAGCTGCTCGCCGACTCCGGCGGCGCCGACCGCATCGTGGACACGCTGGTCTCCCGCACGAGCGTCCGCGCCCTGCCGTGGGTGATGGGCCTGGTCGGCGCGATCATCGGCCTGCCGATGTTCTTCGAGATCGGCCTCGTCCTGCTCATCCCGGTCATCATCCTGGTGACGCGCCGGTCGAGGCTGCCGCTGATGCGGGTCGCCCTCCCGGCGATCGCCGGCCTCTCCGCCATGCACGGCCTCGTGCCGCCGCACCCGGGCCCGCTCGTGGCCATCGGCGCGCTCGGCGCGAACCTCGGCGTCACCCTCGCCTTCGGCGTGCTCGTCGCGATCCCGGTCATCATCCTCGCCGGACCGGTGTTCAGCCGCTTCGCGGCCAGGTGGGTGCCGGTCGACGTGCCAGGCCTCTTCCTCGGCACCGAGGGCGAAGGCGACGACGCCGCCGCGACCGCGGCCGCCGCCGACCGCAAGCGCCCCGCGTTCGCCCTCGCGCTCATCAGCATCCTGCTCCCCGTAGTCCTCATGCTCGGCAAGGCGCTCGCCGACATCACCGCCCCGAAGGCCACCGCCGAGTGGAAGACGATCCTCGACTTCCTCGGCACGCCCGCCATCGCGCTCACCATCGCCGTGCTGGCCGGTTTCTTCCTGCTCGGCATCCCCGGCGGGATGAACCGCAAGTCGCTGCAGGCCAGCCTCACCGCATCGCTGCCCCCGATCGCCGGCATCCTGCTCATCGTCGGCGCCGGCGGCGGCTTCAAGCAGGTGCTGGTCGACACCGGCATCGGCCAGGTCATCGCGTCCTTCGCCCACGGCAGCAACGGGATCGGCATCCTGCTGCTCGCCTGGTTCATCGCGGCGCTGATCCGCGTCGCCACCGGCTCGGCCACGGTCGCCACGGTCACCGCCGCCGGGATCATGGTGCCGCTGACCGCCCACCTGTCGACCCCGATGGTGTCGCTGCTTGTGCTGGCGATCGGCTCCGGCTCGCTGTTCCTCTCCCACGTCAACGACGCCGGGTTCTGGCTGGTCAAGGAGTACCTGGGGCTCAGCATCCCGCAGACGCTGAAGAGCTGGACCGTCCTGGAGTGCATCGCCTCGGTCGTCGGTCTCGCCGGAACCCTGGTGATCGCCCTGGTCATCGGAGGCTGA
- a CDS encoding DUF2127 domain-containing protein, producing the protein MRERVLDLVFLLGVLFKGLDGLVEVAGGVLLLFTTPAALLSAANRVTAEELSEDPHDLIANLIVHGATHLHSGGVAFVAAYLLLHGVVKLAIVVALLVGSRRVYPWAMVALGAFLIFQLYELVTKPSVGVAVLTVFDAVIIWLTWREWRRNRELRTTWRGTVAWVFRRPAPTQE; encoded by the coding sequence ATGCGGGAACGGGTGCTCGATCTGGTGTTCCTCCTCGGCGTGCTGTTCAAGGGTCTGGACGGGCTGGTCGAGGTGGCCGGCGGGGTCCTGCTGCTGTTCACCACTCCGGCCGCCCTGCTCAGCGCGGCGAACCGGGTGACGGCGGAGGAGCTGTCCGAGGACCCCCACGACCTCATCGCCAACCTGATCGTCCACGGCGCCACCCACCTGCACTCCGGCGGCGTCGCGTTCGTCGCCGCCTACCTGCTGCTGCACGGTGTGGTGAAGCTGGCGATCGTCGTCGCGCTGCTGGTCGGGTCGCGCCGGGTGTACCCGTGGGCGATGGTCGCGCTCGGGGCGTTCCTGATCTTCCAGCTGTACGAGCTGGTGACCAAGCCGTCCGTAGGGGTGGCGGTCCTGACGGTGTTCGACGCGGTCATCATCTGGCTGACCTGGCGCGAGTGGCGGCGGAACCGCGAGCTGCGGACGACGTGGCGCGGGACGGTGGCCTGGGTGTTCCGGCGGCCGGCTCCGACGCAGGAGTGA
- a CDS encoding mannosyltransferase family protein, with protein sequence MTSSAEDGRAQLTGTRTLERPAVAGSGIAGLRPAGPRWLWSWLLGRLQSRAVVVPVALWAVAHALIFGWALCVRAVVLVASGHAAALSPVTLFFRWDSLYFASIAEHGYVGPESGPTWAAFFPGFPASARVALAMVGVPHPDPEQIVIALEAVAAVASLVAALLVWRLAHHRYGDRVAVAATLLFVLGPYALFLVAPYSEALFVAFALGAWLCAERGRWLSAGLLAAGASFTRIDGLFLIAGLAVLVAVRLRARGEPYLLKALGTATIGGAGIGVYWAALWAWTGNPAAWFVAQHLGWHRALNWPWVSLGNTVAFIFVPPAQHQLQNAADLVFAALIVTGLVVLIRRRQWGAAAYVGLTAVAMMTSTTYLSIARASAILFPLTILAATTVTDPRRRWIFATVLGAGLVLLAVNTALFVNGVWVD encoded by the coding sequence ATGACGAGCAGCGCGGAGGACGGGCGCGCGCAGCTGACGGGCACGCGCACGCTGGAGCGTCCGGCCGTGGCCGGGTCCGGGATCGCCGGACTGCGGCCCGCCGGCCCGCGCTGGCTCTGGTCCTGGTTGCTCGGCCGGCTGCAATCGCGGGCCGTCGTCGTGCCGGTGGCGCTGTGGGCGGTCGCCCACGCGCTGATCTTCGGCTGGGCGCTGTGCGTGCGGGCCGTCGTGCTCGTGGCGAGCGGCCACGCCGCCGCCCTGTCGCCGGTGACGCTCTTCTTCCGCTGGGATAGCCTGTACTTCGCCTCGATCGCGGAGCACGGCTACGTCGGCCCGGAGAGCGGGCCCACCTGGGCCGCGTTCTTCCCCGGCTTCCCGGCGTCCGCACGGGTCGCGCTGGCGATGGTGGGCGTTCCGCACCCCGATCCCGAGCAGATCGTGATCGCCCTGGAGGCGGTGGCCGCGGTCGCGTCGCTCGTCGCCGCGCTGCTGGTCTGGCGGCTGGCCCACCACCGGTACGGCGACCGGGTCGCGGTCGCCGCGACGCTCCTCTTCGTCCTCGGTCCGTACGCCCTGTTCCTGGTGGCGCCGTACTCGGAGGCGCTGTTCGTCGCGTTCGCCCTCGGCGCCTGGCTGTGCGCGGAGCGCGGGAGGTGGCTGAGCGCGGGCCTCCTCGCGGCCGGCGCCTCCTTCACCCGGATCGACGGGCTGTTCCTGATCGCGGGCCTCGCGGTCCTGGTCGCCGTCCGCCTCCGCGCCCGCGGCGAGCCGTACCTGCTGAAGGCCCTCGGCACGGCGACGATCGGCGGGGCCGGCATCGGGGTCTACTGGGCGGCGCTCTGGGCCTGGACGGGCAACCCGGCGGCCTGGTTCGTGGCGCAGCACCTCGGCTGGCACCGGGCTCTCAACTGGCCGTGGGTCAGCCTCGGCAACACCGTCGCGTTCATCTTCGTCCCGCCGGCGCAGCACCAGCTCCAGAACGCCGCCGACCTCGTCTTCGCGGCGCTCATCGTGACCGGCTTGGTCGTCCTGATCCGCCGCAGGCAGTGGGGCGCGGCGGCCTACGTCGGCCTCACGGCGGTCGCGATGATGACGAGCACCACGTACCTCTCGATCGCCCGCGCCAGCGCGATCCTCTTCCCCCTGACGATCCTGGCCGCGACGACGGTGACCGACCCCCGCCGGCGCTGGATCTTCGCCACCGTCCTCGGGGCCGGCCTGGTGCTGCTCGCGGTGAACACCGCGCTGTTCGTGAACGGGGTGTGGGTGGACTGA
- a CDS encoding serine/threonine-protein kinase encodes MTATGRTPAAAAPHRAGERVADRYRLVERVGSGGMAEVFRAHDEMLGRDVALKIFRREFASAEDLQRQQAEVRLLANLSHPSLVTLFDTTSDVDGRGVLVLEYVDGTDAGARLKAGPLPAPAVAALGADIARALAYIHAKGVVHRDVSPANILLPGATSSGVAAKLTDLGIARLVDDARITSTGFVIGTASYLSPEQAAGGPVGAPSDVYSLGLVLLECLTGRREFPGSGVESAAARLARDPEVPATLDPDWRQLLRSMVAREPGDRPAADVVAARLGELLASAGPRTQAAPPPDAAADAEGLAPTLLLPMPEERPTAATTVLPPTRQVTASAATTVLPPTRQVTASAAPAPAPAAPAPAATTRTSRAVFGLRRGMLAIVAAAVVLIAVVIAIAIGALTAGGQPAPDPVRSYPAVGGTLGDHLKQLEHDVSNSGP; translated from the coding sequence ATGACCGCCACCGGCAGGACACCCGCCGCCGCCGCGCCGCATCGCGCCGGTGAGCGCGTCGCCGACCGCTACCGCCTCGTCGAGCGGGTCGGCTCGGGCGGGATGGCCGAGGTCTTCCGCGCCCACGACGAGATGCTCGGCCGGGACGTCGCGCTCAAGATCTTCCGACGCGAGTTCGCCTCCGCCGAGGACCTCCAGCGCCAGCAGGCCGAGGTGCGGCTGCTCGCGAACCTCTCGCACCCCTCCCTGGTCACGCTGTTCGACACCACGTCGGACGTCGACGGCCGGGGCGTGCTGGTGCTGGAGTACGTCGACGGCACCGACGCCGGCGCGCGCCTGAAGGCCGGACCGCTTCCGGCGCCGGCCGTCGCGGCGCTCGGGGCGGATATCGCGCGGGCGCTCGCCTACATCCACGCCAAGGGCGTCGTGCACAGGGACGTCTCGCCCGCCAACATCCTGCTGCCCGGCGCCACCTCCTCGGGCGTCGCCGCGAAGCTCACCGACCTCGGCATCGCCCGCCTCGTCGACGACGCCAGGATCACGTCGACGGGCTTCGTGATCGGGACGGCGAGCTACCTGAGCCCCGAGCAGGCGGCGGGCGGGCCGGTCGGCGCGCCGAGCGACGTCTACTCGCTCGGCCTGGTGCTCCTGGAGTGCCTGACCGGCCGGCGGGAGTTCCCCGGCAGCGGTGTGGAGTCGGCCGCCGCGCGGCTGGCGCGCGACCCGGAGGTGCCCGCGACGCTGGACCCGGACTGGCGGCAGCTGCTCCGGTCCATGGTGGCGCGCGAGCCGGGCGACCGGCCGGCCGCGGACGTCGTGGCCGCCCGCCTGGGGGAGCTGCTGGCGAGCGCGGGGCCCCGGACGCAGGCCGCCCCGCCGCCGGACGCCGCCGCCGACGCCGAGGGGCTCGCCCCGACGCTGCTGCTGCCCATGCCCGAGGAGCGGCCCACCGCCGCGACCACGGTGCTCCCGCCGACGCGTCAGGTGACCGCGTCCGCCGCGACCACGGTGCTCCCGCCGACGCGGCAGGTGACCGCGTCCGCCGCGCCCGCGCCTGCGCCCGCCGCGCCCGCGCCTGCGGCCACGACCCGGACCTCCCGCGCGGTGTTCGGGCTGCGGCGCGGCATGCTCGCGATCGTGGCGGCCGCCGTCGTGCTGATCGCGGTGGTCATCGCGATCGCGATCGGCGCCCTGACGGCGGGAGGGCAGCCCGCGCCGGACCCGGTGCGGAGCTACCCGGCGGTCGGCGGAACGCTCGGCGACCACCTCAAGCAGCTCGAGCACGACGTGTCGAACTCGGGGCCGTAG
- a CDS encoding gluconokinase — translation MTASRVTTIVVMGVAGCGKSTVAALLAERLGWELLEGDSLHPARNVERMSAGVPLDDADRAPWLAAIADRMRERRAAGRPVVVACSALARRYRDVLRGEGVVFAHLSGSRDLLERRIAERSGHFMKAGMLDSQLRTLEPLGADEAGVTADIDAEPDVLAARILGGLGLPEALAA, via the coding sequence ATGACCGCGAGCCGGGTGACCACGATCGTCGTGATGGGGGTGGCGGGCTGCGGCAAGTCCACCGTCGCCGCCCTCCTCGCCGAACGGCTGGGCTGGGAGCTGCTGGAGGGCGACAGCCTCCACCCGGCCCGCAATGTCGAACGGATGAGCGCGGGCGTCCCGCTCGACGACGCCGACCGGGCGCCCTGGCTCGCGGCGATCGCCGACCGGATGCGCGAGCGTCGCGCCGCCGGCCGGCCCGTGGTGGTCGCGTGCTCCGCGCTCGCCCGGCGCTACCGGGACGTCCTCCGCGGCGAGGGAGTGGTGTTCGCGCACCTGAGCGGCTCGCGGGACCTGCTCGAGCGGCGGATCGCGGAGCGGAGCGGGCACTTCATGAAGGCGGGGATGCTCGACTCGCAGCTGCGCACTCTGGAGCCGCTCGGCGCCGACGAGGCCGGTGTCACGGCGGACATCGACGCGGAGCCGGACGTCCTCGCGGCCCGGATCCTGGGCGGGCTCGGCCTTCCGGAGGCCCTGGCCGCCTGA